AGCAGGACACTAGAGGTGCTGTTGAGCCCTGAACGCTGCCTGCCAGGCTCTCCATCATGACGTCAGTGTGACACACATCCTCTCTTAGCTTTGTGATTGGATCCCACCTTTGGTCCTGCAGGTCAAACACACGCTCTGATTGGTTATTTACTCATTAACAGTaatggggcttttattgtgaaatccCCTCTGAAGGTTCTGAGGCACTTTCACCTCCATCTTACATCTTCTCTAGTCCTCTGTAAGAGTCTACACAGCTGTTAACGAGCAGACTGTTAACGAGCAGACTGTTCTACACACCTGTTAACGAGCAGACTGTTAACGAGCAGACTGTTAACGAGCAGACTGTTAACGAGCAGACGTCTACACACCTGTTAACGAGCAGACTGTTAACGAGCAGACTGTTAACGAGCAGACGTCTACACACCTGTTAACGAGCAGACTGTTAACGAGCAGACGTCTACACACCTGTTAACGAGCAGTTGCTAATAACTGTGATCAACAAGAACgatcatcaaaataaatgattgattatTTCTAACTGCTGCTGATGACCGACGGTTTGAGAAGGTTCTGAAACTTACTACCTGCTGGACTGGTCCTGGACTTCTTTGCTGGTTCATCAGAATCTGGATCAGCGTTGTTTTCAGTTGTTCTAGCTTCAAATGATGGGATATCTTCAAACTCTGaatcctctttgtctcctctggACTCTGTTGGGAGCTGGATCTCATCCTCTCCTGCAGGACCTCTTTCTCTGGTCTCCCTGTCAGGACCAACAGAGTCCACCTCAGAGTCTTGGAGTCTGGTCCGGATCTCGTCCTGCTCggtgtcagcagcagcagtagaggTGGAGGGTTCAGAGGAGTTTTGGGTCTCTGGGGGACCTACTTCAGTTTCAGCTGACTCTGGTTCTGGTCTTGTTTCAGCCTGTGGATCTGAGGGGATCTGGTCTGCCTCTGCTGGTTCTGCAGGcttttctgattggctggaaaCAGACGAATCAGGCTCGTCCACAGCAGGTGATCTTTGTATGACCGCAGGATGatctgacaacaacaacacaaactttATAGTCCACCAGAGTCCATTACAGTCCACCAGAGTCCATTACAGTCCATTACAGTCCATCAGAGTCCATTACAGTCCATCAGAGTCCATTACAGTCCATCAGAGTCCATCAGAGTCCATCAGAGTCCACCAGTGTCTAATATAGTCCATCACAGTCCCCAACAGTCGATCAAAGTCCCAAACAGTTCATAACAGTCTACCACAGTCCATTGCAGTCGCTTACAGACCAACAGAGTCCACAACAGTCCACCACAGTCCCCCACATTCCTTACCGTGGACCCTGCTGCCCCTCTCAGCTCGTGGTCTGGTCCTCTTCAGGTTGTAGCCCTTCCTGATCTCAGACAGCAGGTTGTCGATGATGCAGCCTTCGTCCTTGTTGGACACGTCCTTCCTGACTGGAGGACAAACCGGTTTGAATAATCTGAGCTCATCTGCTCTGCAGGCAGAACAGAACCTTAATTTCATCTGGACCTCCTCAAACAGGGGCCCAGTCACATGACtgcaggggtcagaggtcaggctgAATTACAGAAATGACTCACTGATCTTGTTGGTGTCTCCTTTTagcttcctgtcctcctcctgctgcttcctcctcttctcctgctgCCTGCGACTCTCGTTCTCCTGAAGAACAGAATCATCGTCATCACAACAGgaagtcattcattcattatcatgttgattacttcctgttttcaccGTCCATCAGCTGTAACAGTCCACATGACCATCAGAGTACTTCATACTGTTGCCAACTacactgctctctgattggctgctgatcATGCCggcctgtgattggctgctgacCTTAATGGCTCTGAGGAACAGGCCTCTGAAGGTCTTGATGGTGTTCAGGAGCTCGTCGATGGAGAAGCTGCTGCCGTCCTCACACAGGTAGACGCACAGATCCGTCCTCCGGTCCTCCAACGATgacaacagctgctgcagctgctcacATGCCTGCAGGCTCTCCTGAATatacaccacagaagaagaagacagcagAAAGCAGGTGAATACAGAGAAACATGAACATGAGAACATGAACCATGACCTCATGAAGGTGAGTCTGGTCTGCAGTACCTGGATGGTGGACAGGTACTGCTCCTTCAGGTCCTCAGGTGAACAGGAAACTTTACTCTCAACGCTCTTCAGCTGTTTGAACAGAGAGCTGCTCTCAGACTGAATGGACTCCAGATTCAACCTGAAAACAAACGCACACCGTCCCAACGTCACGTCACAACGTCTCTACGTCACACCGTCTCAATGTCACAATGTCACACCGTCTCAATGTCACAACGTCTCTACGTCACACCGTCTCAACGTCACAACGTCTCAACGTCACACCGTCACAACGTCTCGTCACACCGTCTCAACGTCACACCGTCTCAACGTCACAACGTCTCTACGTCACACCGTCACAACATCTCTCCGTCTCAACGTCTCAACGCACACCGTCTCAACGCACAACGTCTCTACGTCACAACGTCACACCGTCTCAACGCACACCGTCTCAACGTCTCTACGTCTCAACGTCTCAGCGTCTCTACATCTCAACGTCTCTACGTCACAGCGTCTCTACGCCACAACGTCTCTACGTCACAACGTCTCTACATCTCTACGTCACAACGTCTCTACGTCACGTCTCAACGCCACAACGTCTCTACGTCACGTCTCAACGTCTCAATGCCTCAACGTCTCTACGTCACAACGTCTCTACATCTCTACGTCACAACGTCTCTACGTCACGTCTCAACGCCACAACGTCTCTACGTCACAACGTCTCTATGTCACAACGTCTCAACGTCTTTACGTCTTTACGTCTGCCTCAAATCATTCTGAGGAACAAAGTGTCTACCCAGCCGCCTTTTCACAGATCTCCAAATCATCCGGCAGGTTCAGGAGGTCCGGATGGTTCTGCTCTGCTTCCTGTTCATCAACAAACAACGTGAGCGCTAATGGAGAGCTGcagagtaataataataataataataataattatcattattattattaatggggAAGGTCACAGGGTCATTAAAGCATGACCACTATGACCAGTGTTTCCAGGTCCTTACCTGCAGGATGTGGTGCAGCAGGGTGATTCTGGACTTGTTGGCTCTGGTTTCTGTCAGTTTGAGCAGAGTGCTGATCTTAAAACCTTCAGCGTTCCCAGTGTGAGTCCCCTGagatgatgacatcacacaatgactgatgacatcacatccGACATCTTCAGACGACACACTGGCTGGTTTGTTTATTCACCTTCTGTCCTCAGacttatttaataaatataaaaacaacaacactgcaaaCATGACGATCATTTATCAACATGacatcaaaagaaaatacagttatCTTTATTCATATCTGAATTATTTAAGGTCGTTATGTTGTCTGTATGTCGTCCGTATGTCGTCTGTATGTCGTCTGTATGTCGTCGGTATGTCGTCGTTATGTCGTCTGTATGTCGTCGTTATGTTGTCGTTATGTCGCCGGTATGTTGTCGTtatgttgtttgtatgttgtcGGTATGTTGTCTGTATGTTGTCGTTATGTTGTCTGTATGTTGTCTGTATGTTGTCGGTATGTTGTCTGTATGTTGTCTGTATGTTGTCTGTATGTTGTCGGTATGTTGTCTGTATGTTGTCGGTATGTTGTCGGTATGTTGTCTGTATGTTGTCCGTATGTTGTCGTTATGTTGTCGTTATGTTGTCTGTATGTCGTTCGTATGTCGTCGgtatgttgttgttatgttgtCGTTATGTTGTCTGTATGTCGTTCGTATGTTGTCGGTATGTCGTCGTTATGTTGTCGTTATGTCGCCGGTATGTTGTCGTtatgttgtttgtatgttgtcggtatgttgtctgtatgttgttgttatgttgtCTGTATGTTGTCTGTATGTTGTCGGTATGTTGTCTGTATGTTGTCGTtatgttgtttgtatgttgtcGGTATGTTGTCTGTATGTTGTCGGTATGTTGTCGTTATGTTGTCGTTATGTTGTCGGTATGTTGTCTGTATGTTGTCGTTATGTTGTCGGTATGTTGTCTGTATGTTGTCATTATGTTGTCGTTATGTTGTCGTTATGTTGTCTGTATGTTGTCGGTATGTTGTCTGTATGTTGTCGGTATGTTGTCTGTATGTTGTCGTTATGTTGTCGGTATGTTGTCTGTATGTTGTCTGTATGTTGTCGTTATGTTGTCGGTATGTTGTCGTCGGTATGTTGTCGGTATGTTGTCTGTATGTTGTCCGTATGTTGTCGGTATGTTGTCGTCGGTATGTTGTCTGTATGTCGTTCGTATGTCGTCGgtatgttgttgttatgttgtCGTTATGTTGTCTGTATGTCGTTCGTATGTTGTCGGTATGTCGTCGTTATGTTGTCGTTATGTTGTCTGtatgttgtcgttgttgttatgttgtcggtatgttgtttgtatgttgttGGTATGTTGTCGTTATGTTGTTGGTATGTTGTCGTtatgttgtttgtatgttgttGGTATATTGTCggtatgttacattacattacattacattacagtcatgtagcagacgcttttatccaaagcgacttacaggaagtgtattcaacataggtattcaagagaactactagtcaccagaagtcataagtgcatctcctttcttaaacaagcatcttaaagcataaaccagagcaaaagtatagtgcagaggcagattactacaaaaacaataattgcaacagactaatccgaatatagtaagtgctacaaactactacgaataggataagtgcagtaaacaaatacaaattcaataagtgcagcgatgTTATGTTGTCGTTATGTTGTGACAGTGAATATTCTCACGTAGTTCAGGAAGTTTCCGACACTCAGGATGAGTTTACAGAAGCTGGGAAGACGAGTGCTCTCCATgacacctgaacacaacacagtcagataaacacctgaacacaacacagtcagataaacacctgaacacaacatAATCCAGACTCATGTATTACATGGCTTAGTTTATTTagtgtgtatttaatgtgtactttgtgtgtatACAGACTCTGGCAGGCTCGATCCAGCAGCTCCACTTTGGGCTTCAGAGTCTCCAACAGACAGCTGCTCTCCTCACACAGCAACATACACTCAATCCTCAGAGTGTAACtaccacagacagacagacagacagacagacagacagacagacagacagacagacagacagacagacagacacgtaACAGGTTGTAAAGGTGAGTTTTTGACAACGCTGATATCTGGAGAGCATCAGAGGTGAAACTTGATCAATGATGTTTAATGAtagttttaaattacatttcaataaaataacataacaaacctcaaataaagaaactttaactttgacaaaataacgtctgttagcttagcatcatCATTATAAACTGTATGAATTCAGTCATTccaggtgtgtgagtgttttagCAGCAGGTGGCGTCGCTCTCCTACCTGGGGacgtccagcagcagcaggtaaaACTGGTCCACTGACGCCAACTTGTCCTTGTCTGCCTGGTGAGACTTCAGGTTCCCTACCTGAGGAAGGACAGGGGAAAGGAGTCAAAGACAGGTGAAAGACAGGTGAAAAGAGTCAAAGACAGGTGAaagggggcggctgtggtgtagtggagagcaaggtagttctccaatcagagggtcggtggttcgatacccggcttcttGTCGATgtggcaagacacttaaccccaagttgctcctgaaggccatcggtgtggactggatgatgaatgttagttagagtctgatggtggcaccttgatggtagcctgtcatcagtgtgtgaatgggtgaatgatatgtaacatactactgactgtaagtcgctttggatgactgtaatgtaatgtaatgtgaaagaGGTAAAGGACAGTTTTAGtgtcactgtgacctctgacctcatgCTTCTCCGGTAGCAGTTTGATCAGCTGTTTAAGGAGCTCCACGTCAAACCTGGACCTGTCTCCCCTCCGGATCAGAGACACAAAGTCCTCATGGGAACtgcaggagagacagacaggaaacaggtgagacGGATGAGATTGGAGGACATGTGAAGGCAAGTACAGGACACGTAGGACAAATAAAAGGGCCATGCAGCACAGGTGAAACAGGTGAGGCAGGAAAAGACATGGTCATGGACAATAAGATaacaagagacagaaaacaggtgAAGCACAGGTTAGGCAgctgaagtggaaaaaaataaaagaacaggtGAGACACAAAAATGACAGGTATGGCAGGTAAACAACAGGTCaccaacagaaaaaagaaaaagaagtgagaGACAGGAAAAGGTTAGTTGCAGTACAGGTGAGATGTGACAGACAGGTAGAACACAAAGGACAAGTAAGGGACAGGTTGAGGCCAGGTTAAGGACACGTGAGACAGATGGGGCAGGTGAATGACCAGTGATGTAGTCAGTGGACAAGTAAAATGACAGGTGTGATACAGACAGGTATAGCATGAAGGAAAGACAGGTGAAGGGCAGGTGAAGGTGATTCAGAAGAATGATTGGTCACCATTTGAACTGCTTCAGGAAGATGTTGAAGTTCAGGTTTTTCTTGGCATCGATGAAGGAAATCTGTGGACGAAGTCAACCAATGAGGACAAAAAGATTGACTGGACGTTAATGTTGCCGTCTGTCCTTCACGTCCGGCTGAGAACATGTCTCTACACTCTCAGGTGTGAACACCAAACTGTCAAACCTCTTTGGGCTCAGTCTTGGATTTGGTTCTGGTCTTGGTCTCAGTTGGAGGAAAACTGAAGAGCTGCTCGATGCTGCAGTAATCTGGTTCCACCGAATCTAAAGACACCGACGTCCACAAGGACTGATGCGCTGCAGAGAGGTGGACATGAATAAATGTTCAGGGACGCATCCAGAGGAGGAACACCTGAAGGTAAAAACAAACCTCACAACCCTCACCTGCCAGTGCTCTGGACGGGAGTTTCTGCCAGTTCAGTTTCTTCATACGGAGGGTGGgacagggggcggggctttgATACGACTTCCCCAGACCCTGAACCGCCTGGGCTGCCATGATGTCAcctgggggagggggaggagcccCCATACCAGgtaaagggggaggagggggaggagcccCCATACCAGGtaaagggggaggaggtggagggggaggagcccCCATACCAGgtaaagggggagggaggaggagggggaggagcccCCATACCAGgtaaagggggaggagggggaggagcccCCATACCAGGTAAAGGGGGGAGGAGCCCCCATACCAGGTAaagggggaggggtggggggaggagcCCCCATACCAGGtaaagggggaggaggtggagggggaggagcccCCATACCAGgtaaagggggaggagggggaggagcccCCATACCAggtaaagggggggggggaggagccCCCATACCAGgtaaagggggaggaggagggagaggagccCCCATACCAGgtaaagggggaggagggggaggagctcCTACGCCAGGTAAGGGGGAGGAAGGAGCCCCTGGAGTAGCAGAAGGACTGTCTGGTAGTCGAGTCTGAACCGCCCTGTCGATGGTTCTGatcctgtgattggctgagagggACTTGCGGGGGAGGAGCCTCTCCAGCAGAGAGTCGGCGGACATGTCCgctacaaaacacacagtataGTAAGAACCTTTTGTCAAAGGGACAAGTAAGTAGTGGTGCTCTGAGGTGGAGGAACCCAAACGTTAAAAACACTAGACCCGATTCTTATGGAGCAAAACCTAATCCTGATTTAGATAAACTCATTTGGAATAAAAGTGACTGAATAGATCTGAGGCAGTAAAACTTCTCCAACCAACATCATTTGAACCTTGTTCCACTTGGGGTCGTCAGACTTACAGTCCTGGGACATCAGTGTGGCTCTGTCAGCCAGATGCTCCAGAGCCATCCAGACCTCAGATCTGTCCGGGTCCACCAACAGCAGGGCCTGAAGGATGGACAGCAGCTGGACAGAGGACGGACTGCTGGACACCTGGACAGAGAGGGATGGGGGAGAGGACAGGGCGAGAGATTGATGTAGTCACAGGTACGGTGGAGTTGTTGGTGGAGTGGTCGACGCGTGCCAAACATCTGACGAGATGTTCAGCTTCCAAAATATTCCAATTTATTATTCACAAACAAAGGGTTTCATAGAACATACAGAGCACAGACAGTTTCTCTGTCATAAGTTTCTTTGCTCAATCACAGTCAACAGAAATCATAGCGTTCATCCTCCTTCACTATTGCACGGTCAAACACTATTTGGCTCCCATTTCAGCAGATCCTGCATCAGGTAACCCTCACTGATTATATTGACCGATGCCCTAATTGAGAGCGGCACTACGCCCCCAAGTGGTGGGAggtttacaaaacaaaacaatgacaaaatgtcTCTTACAGTTGGTAGAATGTCGGGATAGCAGGGTTTTAATCATTGATCTAGGGGGACCAGGTCCTCCATGGCTGGATGTTGTTCTTGCTTCTCCTGTCTTATGCAGCGTCTCGGGAAAATGTCTCTTCAGGCCATGTCTGATCCTTTGACTTCTCTGTTTCACTAGCGCTACCGACGGCCTCCAATCCAAAAACCCTATCATGTTCTGTGCTGAGGTGCAGACATTACTGGTTTTAGCACCACTGCCAACCACAGGGCCTACGTCAGATAGGCACCGAAAAACCTTCCAAACAACAATCAACCCTGGTGAAGAGCGAGGTGAAGATgttgggggtggaggtggaggtgtttTAGGTGGTGTTATGTGTTGGGTGTAGGAGGACGTTACCTTGGTGAACAGTGAGGTGAACACCTGCTGGTGGCTGCTCATGTCGATGCCTCCGTAGAGTCTTTCcatctcctcctcgtcctccgtCAGCGAGTCCTCGAAGGCATCACACTGGATGTTCAGGTCCTGGTCCTCCGTCTCCCTGGAGAACCAGAGACAGACTGAGgtcacacactgacagagatattgattattgattattagtGATTGCAGAAACTAAATGTGTACCTCAGTTTGGGCAGAACATCCAGCAGCTGTA
This window of the Anoplopoma fimbria isolate UVic2021 breed Golden Eagle Sablefish chromosome 18, Afim_UVic_2022, whole genome shotgun sequence genome carries:
- the LOC129107520 gene encoding LOW QUALITY PROTEIN: inverted formin-2-like (The sequence of the model RefSeq protein was modified relative to this genomic sequence to represent the inferred CDS: deleted 2 bases in 2 codons), with protein sequence MAVYITRKRKVEENLHAESVPVCSSMIKSRMLLPVVMAAKTKWGAVKDRVTGTPADDPDAKLEANLENAEPELCIRLLQVPSVVNYSGLRRRLEASDRAWIVVFLELRGLDLLMEALERLSGPGCARIADALLQLTCIACIRAVMNSSEGLHFILDNEGYVRTLTQALDMSNVMVKMQVFELLAALALFDPRGQHLALDALDHYKSLKKQQYRFSVIMNELHGTDNVPYMVTLMSVINVLVLGQEDLRKRDRLRQEFIGLQLLDVLPKLRETEDQDLNIQCDAFEDSLTEDEEEMERLYGGIDMSSHQQVFTSLFTKVSSSPSSVQLLSILQALLLVDPDRSEVWMALEHLADRATLMSQDSDMSADSLLERLLPRKSLSANHRIRTIDRAVQTRLPDSPSATPGAPSSPLPGVGAPPPPPPLPGMGAPLPPPPPLPGMGAPPPPPLPGMGAPPPPPPLPGMGAPPPPPPPPLPGMGAPPPTPPPLPGMGAPPPLPGMGAPPPPPPLPGMGAPPPPPPSPLPGMGAPPPPPPPPLPGMGAPPPPPPLPGMGAPPPPPGDIMAAQAVQGLGKSYQSPAPCPTLRMKKLNWQKLPSRALAAHQSLWTSVSLDSVEPDYCSIEQLFSFPPTETKTRTKSKTEPKEISFIDAKKNLNFNIFLKQFKCSHEDFVSLIRRGDRSRFDVELLKQLIKLLPEKHEVGNLKSHQADKDKLASVDQFYLLLLDVPSYTLRIECMLLCEESSCLLETLKPKVELLDRACQSVMESTRLPSFCKLILSVGNFLNYGTHTGNAEGFKISTLLKLTETRANKSRITLLHHILQEAEQNHPDLLNLPDDLEICEKAAGLNLESIQSESSSLFKQLKSVESKVSCSPEDLKEQYLSTIQESLQACEQLQQLLSSLEDRRTDLCVYLCEDGSSFSIDELLNTIKTFRGLFLRAIKENESRRQQEKRRKQQEEDRKLKGDTNKIIRKDVSNKDEGCIIDNLLSEIRKGYNLKRTRPRAERGSRVHDHPAVIQRSPAVDEPDSSVSSQSEKPAEPAEADQIPSDPQAETRPEPESAETEVGPPETQNSSEPSTSTAAADTEQDEIRTRLQDSEVDSVGPDRETRERGPAGEDEIQLPTESRGDKEDSEFEDIPSFEARTTENNADPDSDEPAKKSRTSPAGPKVGSNHKAKRGCVSH